Proteins encoded in a region of the Streptomyces sp. NBC_01298 genome:
- a CDS encoding MarR family winged helix-turn-helix transcriptional regulator translates to MATPSASEQDIRQIASAMSAVLPALNRALDRRLAQDFPHPKPPESQLALLRLVGERAGVTVREAAEVLLMKPNNVSALVTQLAGQGLLERRQDPADKRVAHLHLTAEARQRLDEVGSLLDGYLVEALHTLTDGDLDAIGSVLGALRGLARHIHPAAH, encoded by the coding sequence ATGGCCACCCCCAGCGCGTCCGAGCAGGACATCCGGCAGATCGCGTCAGCGATGTCGGCCGTCCTGCCCGCGCTGAACCGGGCACTCGACCGGCGTCTCGCCCAGGACTTCCCGCACCCCAAGCCGCCCGAGAGCCAGCTGGCGCTCCTGCGGCTCGTCGGCGAGCGTGCCGGTGTCACGGTGCGCGAGGCCGCCGAAGTCCTGCTGATGAAGCCGAACAACGTGAGCGCCCTGGTCACCCAGCTCGCGGGCCAGGGGCTGCTGGAGCGCAGGCAGGACCCCGCGGACAAGCGGGTCGCGCATCTGCACCTGACGGCCGAGGCCCGGCAGCGGCTCGACGAGGTCGGGAGCCTCCTGGACGGATACCTCGTCGAGGCGCTGCACACCCTCACCGACGGGGATCTCGACGCCATCGGGTCCGTGCTCGGCGCGCTGCGGGGCTTGGCGCGGCACATTCACCCCGCCGCCCACTGA
- a CDS encoding MFS transporter, giving the protein MSSTAVDSSPLPAHIRPAAPVGRRANPWLTLVAVAFGLFMVGLDGSVVAIANPEIGRDLNASTADLQWVTNSYLLALAAALILGGKLGDRFGRRTFYLVGVVGFTLASVAIGLAGSIEGVIAFRAVQGFFGALLMPNTLGLLRAVFPPKKFGMAVGIWAMVSSVSTALGPIVGGLLVEHVNWESVFYINAPIGVVALVFSALVLPQSKNASASGDQRFDVPGVILLAVGLLVVVFGVVKGETWGWSSGPTLGALAAGLAILLVFGWYETRVEHPLLPMRLFRNRALTVGTIITAINFFVLLGVIFFVMLYLQNVRGFTPVEAGVRTLPLSLASVIASPLGAKLTEKYGAGLSMPLGMVLQGGAAFGVLAWGVDSPYVAMWPPFIALGLGVGMVMAASSDAIVGNSPVKDAGVAGGLQATALQIGGALGTSVLVSLISSRVNSTLTTELTTAGVPAPMAEGLHEAKDAVAMGISPVSGDMPAQLKAAVIEGSGQAFINGVHTAALVTGALCVIGAALAAVGVRRNPEGARLSGAVPSHRARCSIEPGTPDHDAMLLLDMNAPHTAEPAPSDPDQARPGHRLPPV; this is encoded by the coding sequence ATGTCCTCCACCGCCGTGGACAGCTCTCCCCTGCCCGCACACATCCGCCCCGCCGCTCCGGTGGGCCGCCGCGCCAATCCCTGGCTGACGCTCGTCGCCGTAGCCTTCGGCCTGTTCATGGTCGGTCTGGACGGCTCCGTCGTCGCGATCGCCAACCCGGAGATCGGCCGGGACCTGAACGCCTCCACCGCCGACCTGCAATGGGTCACCAACTCCTACCTGCTGGCCCTGGCCGCAGCCCTGATCCTCGGCGGGAAGCTCGGTGACCGCTTCGGCCGGCGCACCTTCTACCTGGTCGGCGTCGTCGGTTTCACGCTCGCGTCGGTCGCCATCGGCCTGGCCGGTTCGATCGAGGGCGTCATCGCCTTCCGCGCCGTACAGGGCTTCTTCGGCGCACTGCTGATGCCCAACACGCTCGGACTGCTGCGCGCGGTGTTCCCGCCGAAGAAGTTCGGCATGGCCGTGGGCATCTGGGCGATGGTGTCGTCGGTGTCCACCGCGCTCGGCCCCATCGTCGGCGGCCTGCTCGTCGAGCACGTCAACTGGGAGTCCGTCTTCTACATCAACGCTCCGATCGGCGTCGTCGCGCTCGTCTTCAGCGCACTCGTCCTGCCGCAGAGCAAGAACGCCTCCGCCTCCGGCGACCAGCGCTTCGACGTCCCCGGTGTGATCCTGCTCGCGGTCGGACTGCTCGTCGTCGTGTTCGGTGTGGTCAAGGGCGAGACGTGGGGCTGGAGTTCCGGCCCGACGCTGGGCGCGCTCGCCGCCGGACTCGCGATCCTCCTGGTGTTCGGCTGGTACGAGACGCGGGTGGAGCACCCGCTGCTGCCCATGCGGCTGTTCCGCAACCGCGCGCTGACCGTCGGCACGATCATCACGGCGATCAACTTCTTCGTCCTGCTCGGCGTGATCTTCTTCGTGATGCTGTACCTGCAGAACGTACGCGGCTTCACCCCCGTCGAAGCGGGCGTGCGCACCCTGCCGCTGAGCCTGGCCTCCGTGATCGCCTCACCGCTGGGCGCGAAGCTCACCGAGAAGTACGGCGCCGGGCTGTCCATGCCGCTCGGCATGGTGCTGCAAGGCGGCGCCGCCTTCGGCGTACTCGCATGGGGCGTGGACTCGCCGTACGTCGCGATGTGGCCGCCCTTCATCGCGCTGGGTCTCGGCGTGGGCATGGTCATGGCCGCCTCCTCCGACGCCATCGTGGGCAACTCCCCCGTCAAGGACGCCGGTGTCGCGGGCGGCCTCCAGGCCACCGCACTCCAGATCGGCGGCGCGCTGGGCACCTCCGTACTCGTGTCCCTGATCAGCAGCCGGGTCAACTCGACCCTGACCACCGAACTCACCACCGCCGGAGTACCCGCGCCCATGGCCGAGGGCCTGCACGAGGCCAAGGACGCGGTGGCGATGGGCATCTCACCCGTCTCCGGCGACATGCCGGCGCAACTGAAGGCAGCGGTGATCGAGGGCAGCGGCCAGGCCTTCATCAACGGAGTGCACACCGCCGCGCTCGTCACCGGCGCCCTGTGCGTCATCGGAGCCGCCCTCGCCGCAGTCGGCGTACGACGCAACCCCGAGGGCGCCCGGCTGTCGGGGGCGGTGCCGTCCCACAGGGCCAGGTGCTCCATCGAACCCGGCACCCCTGACCACGACGCCATGCTCCTGCTCGACATGAACGCCCCCCACACCGCCGAGCCTGCGCCGTCCGATCCGGATCAGGCCCGACCCGGTCACCGGCTTCCGCCTGTGTGA
- a CDS encoding vWA domain-containing protein, which produces MRGRRRTAGLLAPCLAFLWLFAATACSTGGDEPVTLRVLASSELEDMRSLLDDLRRDTGITLKMDYRGTEDATRELGAGHYEHDLAWLSSDRPLQLRLKAAGIRTESPLSTSIMRSPVVIGLKPAAADRLRGRAPDGQISWADVADAAADGSLAFGMADPRHTDSGLAALVGVATAAAGTGAALRPEDVSCDRLNGFFTGHLLTEDSSTALADGFARRQGELDALVTYESELLALNAGGRLREPLEIVHPKDGMVLADYPLLLLDPAKRAAYDRLVDWLKSGRVQKKIMERTLRRPVDPAMTRIASLRPPIGNALYFPDRQEVLDRLLSDYDNAKNTAPARVFLVLDFSTSMKGERIAALRATFAGLGGEDGSRSGKFLRFHRGESFTLIRFAGRVLDERTITYRTQADLDLLRASVASDGFGEDTAVWSALDRAYGQVGELVRAFPGQGASIVLMTDGENNAGIGLDAFLERYRALPPAAQAVHTYTVRYGDADPRELDRAARATGGRMVDAIAQSLLSAFKETRGCTE; this is translated from the coding sequence GTGAGGGGCCGCCGCCGGACGGCCGGGCTGCTCGCGCCGTGCCTGGCCTTCCTCTGGCTCTTCGCGGCGACGGCCTGCTCCACGGGTGGGGACGAGCCGGTCACCTTACGGGTGCTGGCCAGCTCGGAACTCGAAGACATGCGGTCCCTGCTGGACGACCTCCGCCGTGACACGGGGATCACGCTGAAGATGGACTACCGGGGTACGGAAGACGCGACCCGGGAGCTCGGCGCAGGCCACTACGAGCACGACCTCGCCTGGCTCTCCTCCGACCGCCCCCTCCAGCTGAGGCTGAAGGCCGCCGGCATCCGTACCGAGAGCCCGCTCAGCACCAGCATCATGCGGTCCCCGGTGGTGATCGGGCTCAAGCCGGCCGCCGCGGACCGGCTGCGCGGGCGTGCTCCCGACGGCCAGATCTCCTGGGCCGACGTGGCCGACGCTGCCGCCGACGGCTCCCTGGCCTTCGGCATGGCCGACCCCCGGCACACCGACAGCGGCCTGGCCGCGCTGGTCGGCGTCGCGACCGCCGCCGCGGGAACCGGCGCCGCCCTGAGGCCCGAGGACGTCTCCTGCGATCGGCTGAACGGATTCTTTACCGGGCACCTGCTCACGGAGGACTCCTCGACTGCCCTGGCCGACGGATTCGCGAGGCGGCAGGGCGAGTTGGACGCGCTGGTCACCTACGAGTCCGAGCTTTTGGCACTCAACGCCGGCGGGCGGCTGCGCGAGCCGCTGGAGATCGTCCACCCGAAGGACGGCATGGTGCTCGCCGACTACCCCCTCCTGCTCCTTGATCCGGCGAAGCGGGCCGCGTACGACCGGCTCGTGGACTGGCTGAAGAGCGGACGGGTACAGAAGAAGATCATGGAACGGACCCTGCGCCGGCCCGTCGACCCGGCCATGACCCGGATCGCGTCCCTGCGTCCGCCCATCGGCAACGCCCTCTACTTCCCCGACCGGCAGGAGGTGCTCGACCGGTTGCTGTCCGACTACGACAACGCCAAGAACACAGCCCCTGCCCGGGTTTTCCTCGTCCTCGACTTCTCCACGTCGATGAAGGGTGAGCGCATCGCCGCACTGCGCGCCACCTTCGCCGGGCTCGGTGGCGAGGACGGCTCTCGTTCGGGCAAGTTCCTCCGGTTCCACCGGGGCGAGTCGTTCACGCTGATCCGCTTCGCCGGCCGGGTGCTCGACGAGCGGACGATCACCTACCGCACACAGGCGGATCTGGACCTGCTGCGGGCGTCGGTGGCCTCCGACGGCTTCGGCGAGGACACGGCCGTCTGGTCCGCCCTCGACCGCGCCTACGGGCAAGTGGGCGAGCTCGTACGGGCGTTCCCCGGACAGGGGGCCTCGATCGTCCTCATGACGGACGGCGAGAACAACGCCGGGATCGGGCTCGACGCCTTCCTCGAACGGTACCGCGCGCTGCCCCCCGCGGCGCAGGCCGTCCACACGTACACCGTTCGCTACGGTGACGCCGACCCGCGGGAACTCGACCGGGCGGCGCGAGCCACCGGCGGACGCATGGTCGACGCCATCGCCCAGTCCCTACTGAGCGCGTTCAAGGAGACCCGTGGCTGTACTGAGTGA
- a CDS encoding fumarylacetoacetate hydrolase family protein, with the protein MRLALFNKGRIGLLDGDDLVDVTELLAGSGPFGAAGALHHHIETADRHGSMDLDLDGPTRIPLAEAVLEAPLPRPGKIIGAPVNYLDHKAEMEYSTSVADLGVFLKANSSVIGPGQDILLPYSDKRTDQEGELGVVIGRTAADVSPEEALDHVFGYTCLLDITVRSGEDRSTRKSFDTFTPIGPWIVTADEIPDPDSLDLRCDVGGATRQHTNTAHLIYGIRDLIAYTSSVMTLHPGDVIATGTPAGVGPLSHGDRVVVEIERVGRLEVGVDGSRATPYEERPGRRDH; encoded by the coding sequence GTGCGCCTGGCCCTGTTCAACAAAGGACGTATCGGACTCCTCGACGGGGACGACCTCGTCGACGTGACCGAACTGCTCGCCGGCTCCGGCCCCTTCGGCGCGGCCGGAGCACTCCACCACCACATCGAGACCGCCGACCGGCACGGCTCGATGGACCTGGACCTCGACGGCCCCACCCGGATCCCGCTCGCCGAGGCCGTCTTGGAAGCCCCGCTCCCCCGCCCTGGAAAGATCATCGGCGCACCGGTCAACTACCTCGACCACAAAGCTGAGATGGAGTACTCGACGTCGGTCGCCGACCTCGGAGTCTTCCTGAAGGCCAATTCGTCGGTCATCGGACCGGGCCAGGACATCCTCCTGCCCTACTCCGACAAGCGCACGGACCAGGAAGGCGAGCTCGGCGTCGTCATCGGCCGCACCGCCGCAGACGTCAGCCCCGAAGAGGCCCTGGACCACGTCTTCGGCTACACGTGCCTGCTGGACATCACCGTCCGCTCCGGCGAAGACCGCTCCACCCGCAAGTCGTTCGACACGTTCACCCCCATCGGCCCCTGGATCGTGACCGCGGACGAGATCCCGGACCCGGACTCCCTCGACCTCCGCTGCGACGTGGGCGGCGCCACCCGACAGCACACCAACACGGCCCACCTGATCTACGGCATCCGCGACCTGATCGCCTACACCTCCTCCGTCATGACCCTCCACCCCGGCGACGTGATCGCCACGGGCACCCCCGCCGGAGTCGGCCCGCTGAGTCACGGAGACCGCGTGGTCGTGGAGATCGAGCGGGTCGGCCGCCTGGAGGTCGGCGTCGACGGTTCCCGTGCCACCCCGTACGAGGAGCGTCCCGGCCGTAGGGACCACTGA